One stretch of Zhihengliuella flava DNA includes these proteins:
- a CDS encoding glycosyltransferase family 2 protein, with amino-acid sequence MTIELDHEATEGIELSVVYGFRNWDTQRLELSIRSVQASFGERQGEVIVVDYGSDDPDPAARVCSSTGARLVRIEDAPRWSRSRALNAGFAAARGRLLISTDADIIFSPHAMEGIHSWWLASPQSALFLQCRDLPSAATPADWESIDWGLIRRSARLRPRWGMGGMMAISREGLGRIRGFDERLHTYGREDMDLGWRAARAGYRTVWVEDERVAMYHLWHQPALQNPEISDAVKQAVRENRAIVDHERTWARNTDAWRYRLTDAPELLIETVPSASLVDLAEWLEEGPSFLWIGNAAAPVGALAAMEVAVAGAQFRDGVLLRADLCRRVVDRWSHRAGSGAFPYGKGRTAADLADEVRRAAGEAGLRWISGDAEKSTAAPPAETTRPAPAARRPRKALGHRRLQRIMRRALRRGLRRGKR; translated from the coding sequence ATGACGATCGAACTGGATCACGAGGCCACGGAGGGGATTGAGCTCTCCGTGGTGTACGGATTCCGCAACTGGGACACGCAGCGGCTCGAACTCTCCATCCGCTCCGTGCAGGCCAGCTTCGGGGAGCGCCAGGGCGAAGTGATCGTGGTGGACTACGGATCCGATGACCCGGATCCCGCCGCACGCGTCTGCTCCAGCACCGGCGCGCGCCTGGTGCGGATCGAGGACGCGCCCCGGTGGTCCCGCTCGCGTGCCCTCAACGCCGGTTTTGCCGCCGCGCGCGGTCGCCTCCTTATTTCTACCGACGCGGATATCATCTTTAGCCCGCACGCCATGGAAGGCATCCATTCGTGGTGGCTGGCGAGCCCGCAATCCGCCCTGTTCCTGCAGTGCCGGGACCTGCCCTCCGCTGCAACGCCCGCGGACTGGGAGTCCATCGACTGGGGCCTGATCCGTCGGTCCGCCCGACTCCGCCCGCGCTGGGGCATGGGCGGCATGATGGCGATCAGCCGTGAGGGGCTCGGCCGGATCCGTGGGTTTGACGAGCGCCTCCACACCTACGGGCGCGAGGACATGGACCTGGGGTGGCGCGCGGCCCGCGCCGGATACCGCACGGTCTGGGTCGAAGACGAGCGCGTGGCCATGTATCACCTGTGGCACCAGCCCGCCCTGCAGAATCCGGAGATCTCCGACGCCGTCAAGCAGGCCGTGAGGGAAAACCGGGCCATTGTGGACCACGAACGCACGTGGGCGCGTAACACCGACGCGTGGCGGTACCGCCTCACTGACGCGCCCGAACTGCTCATCGAGACCGTCCCGTCGGCCTCGCTGGTGGACCTCGCCGAATGGCTCGAGGAAGGTCCAAGCTTTCTGTGGATTGGTAATGCTGCGGCGCCCGTGGGGGCGCTTGCCGCCATGGAGGTCGCTGTCGCGGGCGCTCAGTTTCGCGACGGCGTCCTCCTGCGCGCCGATCTGTGCCGCCGCGTGGTAGATCGCTGGAGCCACCGCGCGGGATCCGGCGCCTTCCCCTACGGGAAAGGTAGGACGGCGGCTGATCTCGCCGATGAGGTGCGGCGGGCGGCCGGCGAGGCCGGGCTCCGCTGGATCAGTGGGGACGCCGAGAAGTCGACGGCTGCACCGCCAGCAGAGACGACTCGTCCCGCGCCGGCGGCGCGCCGCCCCCGGAAAGCACTCGGGCACCGCCGGCTGCAGAGAATCATGAGACGGGCGCTGCGGCGCGGACTGCGCAGGGGAAAACGATGA
- a CDS encoding glycosyltransferase family 2 protein, producing MGARENELISVVIATRNRDALLAESLTTVLNQTHRALDVVVVDDGVSGTTERLVESFADPRLRYLPATGSGAAAARNQGARAAAGEWIAVHDDDDLMLPRRIAEQVEAIDASADIIHGAFVNFDAVTGELTLHPSREVSIADSLMSGYAPGHGTWLVRAELMRRMPYNESLTAAIDNDVALRWLANGVRFVDAGVICQLRRVHAGSITGERGAAQKRAAEAGLSALRERFSSQMEPRHGSRRKYPDFRELVAPFLPDALLGAGGQHRSGYACSLRPGPAAQGPDGAADLVHYEAVLLSVSGLSWREFYEVAGQGYSVSTVRVVNIGEWGPATPGDDAPDWAVAGALMDRRDRRVAAGPCVVVRSQPRAHTAVADAIRASEPATPALSAHSPSGRSVTIISYAPGGDSLISAARLERHIAHHPGVCDVVVLTPA from the coding sequence GTGGGCGCGCGTGAGAACGAACTCATCTCGGTGGTGATCGCGACCAGGAATCGCGACGCACTGCTCGCGGAGTCACTGACGACGGTATTGAATCAAACGCACCGCGCCCTCGATGTGGTGGTAGTGGACGACGGCGTCAGCGGCACCACCGAGCGGCTGGTCGAGTCCTTCGCCGATCCCCGCCTGAGATACCTACCAGCCACCGGTTCCGGCGCGGCCGCCGCGCGAAATCAGGGCGCCCGCGCCGCGGCGGGTGAGTGGATCGCTGTCCACGACGACGATGACCTCATGCTCCCTCGCCGCATCGCCGAGCAGGTGGAAGCGATCGACGCCTCCGCGGACATTATTCACGGGGCCTTCGTCAATTTTGATGCGGTCACCGGAGAGCTCACGCTGCATCCCAGCCGAGAGGTCTCCATTGCGGACAGCCTCATGTCCGGATATGCGCCAGGACACGGCACGTGGCTGGTGCGTGCAGAGCTGATGCGCCGGATGCCCTACAACGAGTCCTTGACCGCCGCGATTGACAACGATGTGGCCCTGCGGTGGCTGGCGAACGGGGTGCGGTTTGTGGATGCAGGTGTCATTTGTCAGCTGCGGCGGGTTCACGCTGGCAGCATCACTGGGGAGCGGGGCGCCGCCCAAAAACGCGCTGCCGAAGCCGGTCTGTCCGCGCTGAGGGAGCGCTTCTCCAGCCAGATGGAGCCGCGCCATGGCTCCCGGCGGAAGTATCCCGACTTTCGCGAGCTCGTGGCGCCCTTCCTACCAGACGCCCTGTTGGGCGCCGGCGGTCAGCACCGTTCCGGCTATGCCTGCTCGTTGAGGCCAGGCCCCGCCGCCCAGGGGCCCGACGGCGCGGCCGACCTTGTTCACTATGAGGCCGTCTTGCTCTCCGTGAGCGGGTTGAGCTGGCGTGAGTTTTACGAAGTGGCGGGCCAGGGTTACAGCGTCTCCACGGTCCGCGTGGTGAACATAGGGGAGTGGGGGCCTGCAACGCCAGGAGACGACGCCCCCGACTGGGCCGTCGCTGGCGCACTCATGGACCGGCGGGACCGCCGCGTCGCGGCCGGCCCGTGCGTCGTCGTGCGCAGCCAACCGCGCGCCCATACCGCCGTTGCCGACGCCATCCGCGCGTCAGAGCCGGCCACCCCCGCGCTCAGCGCGCACAGCCCCAGCGGCCGCAGCGTCACGATCATCAGTTATGCCCCGGGCGGGGACAGCCTGATATCCGCCGCGCGGCTGGAGCGCCACATCGCACACCATCCCGGCGTGTGCGACGTCGTCGTGCTGACGCCCGCGTAA
- the rfbA gene encoding glucose-1-phosphate thymidylyltransferase RfbA, producing MRGIILAGGTGSRLHPITKGISKQLTPVWDKPMIYYPLSTLMLAGIQDILIITTPGDQEAFRKLLGDGSQFGVNLSYVAQPSPDGLAQAFILGEEHLQGGPGALVLGDNIFHGSGMGSTLGRFSNIDGAAVFGYWVADPTAYGVVEFDEDWKAISLEEKPAKPKSNYAVPGLYFYDETVSERSKALKPSARGELEITDLNQSYLDDGKLQVQVLPRGTAWLDTGTFETLFEAGSFIRTVELRQGLKVACPEEIGWRKGYLSDAELAERAQPLVKSGYGNYLLELIERGREHV from the coding sequence ATGCGCGGAATCATTCTTGCCGGTGGCACAGGATCACGACTTCATCCAATCACGAAAGGGATCAGCAAGCAGCTGACTCCCGTCTGGGACAAGCCGATGATCTATTATCCGTTGTCCACTCTCATGTTGGCAGGAATCCAGGACATCCTCATCATCACGACGCCGGGAGATCAGGAAGCGTTCAGGAAGTTGTTGGGTGACGGTTCCCAATTCGGTGTGAACCTGAGTTACGTCGCCCAGCCCTCGCCCGACGGCTTGGCCCAGGCGTTCATCCTGGGTGAAGAGCATCTTCAGGGCGGTCCCGGCGCCTTGGTCCTCGGCGACAATATCTTCCACGGTTCAGGGATGGGTTCCACCCTCGGCCGTTTCTCCAACATCGATGGAGCAGCCGTCTTCGGCTACTGGGTGGCGGACCCCACGGCCTACGGCGTCGTCGAATTTGACGAGGACTGGAAAGCCATCTCCCTCGAGGAGAAGCCAGCCAAGCCGAAGAGTAACTATGCCGTACCGGGACTTTACTTCTACGACGAGACGGTTTCCGAACGTTCTAAAGCGCTGAAACCGTCTGCGCGCGGTGAACTCGAGATTACTGATCTGAATCAGTCCTACCTTGATGACGGCAAGCTCCAGGTGCAGGTCCTGCCTCGAGGGACAGCGTGGCTGGACACCGGAACTTTCGAGACCCTTTTTGAGGCAGGAAGCTTCATCCGAACCGTCGAGCTCCGCCAGGGCCTCAAGGTGGCTTGCCCCGAGGAAATTGGCTGGCGCAAGGGCTACCTGTCAGACGCGGAGCTCGCCGAACGGGCTCAGCCGTTGGTTAAGAGTGGTTATGGCAACTACCTTCTTGAACTCATTGAGCGTGGTCGCGAACACGTCTAA
- a CDS encoding BNR repeat-containing protein — MRRTVASAAIVAAIVQTSLAVVSAAKPPSPSDQTNLVCSASSANANYPQESTAQWRITSRSIPDAQTWSGHHVPQDILVAGEATFIGYYDADQRLALAYRPNPGAQWATYRVPGSAAKVGWDSHNGIELGLDSKGRLHVAANMHLDELRYWRMTRSGDLSSLRRVETMVSSAREQQVTYPQFLNTASGELIFRYRNGGSGDGQDYLNVYRPESGTWESLLSTPLFDGSGEDENYNAYYNLSEEPNADGYYEVTWMWRRTPDASTNSRLSYMRSKDLRNWETASGKPISLPVTYGTDGVVVDDVAEQGGLLNGTERLTTDESGRPLVVYYKYAADGSHQLFASRFRAGEWKQKRLTNWRGAADFSGIGTIQVPISLGTIDRLESGDLRVDFRCSGAEPRARSLVLDGRTLRTMAETAIPSNGLPAEVTRILETKPKTAYGVLNTEERNDRAMTAFFWQSQGVNGDQPFRTTPRPLPIRVYDLEPVSASAPVRHLRTHLEQEGYRLTWSKPADSGGRPVQHYLIEVSNDGGLTWQETARPAKPGALIPYESGTDVQELTFRVTPVTQYSPGASLTTIAPPIGEAVQSTPWRTIVFLCIITLPLIATRLLLRKRRRTE, encoded by the coding sequence TTGCGCCGTACTGTCGCGTCCGCCGCCATCGTGGCCGCCATCGTGCAAACGTCGCTAGCTGTCGTATCAGCTGCCAAACCTCCGTCACCATCGGATCAGACGAACTTGGTCTGCTCTGCGTCGTCCGCGAACGCCAACTATCCACAAGAATCAACCGCTCAATGGCGCATCACCAGTCGGTCGATTCCGGATGCTCAGACGTGGTCCGGCCATCATGTGCCCCAGGACATCCTTGTCGCGGGCGAAGCGACGTTTATTGGCTACTACGACGCCGATCAGCGATTGGCTCTTGCGTACCGCCCCAACCCTGGCGCGCAGTGGGCGACGTACCGCGTCCCCGGTTCAGCAGCCAAAGTTGGCTGGGACAGCCACAATGGGATTGAACTCGGGCTCGATTCCAAGGGTCGGCTCCACGTAGCCGCTAATATGCACCTGGATGAGCTGCGCTACTGGCGCATGACACGGTCAGGAGACCTCTCGTCACTCAGGCGCGTAGAAACGATGGTCTCTTCTGCTCGTGAGCAGCAGGTGACCTATCCTCAATTTTTGAATACCGCTTCCGGTGAGCTCATCTTCCGTTACCGAAATGGAGGATCAGGCGACGGGCAGGATTATCTCAATGTTTATCGTCCAGAATCCGGTACTTGGGAATCTCTCCTCAGCACCCCGTTATTCGACGGTTCTGGCGAAGACGAAAACTACAACGCCTACTACAACCTCTCCGAAGAGCCGAACGCCGACGGCTACTATGAGGTGACGTGGATGTGGCGGAGGACGCCAGACGCGTCGACTAACTCTCGTTTGTCCTACATGCGGAGCAAGGACCTCAGGAACTGGGAGACAGCGTCCGGCAAACCTATCTCATTGCCTGTGACCTACGGGACCGATGGTGTTGTGGTCGACGACGTCGCAGAACAGGGCGGTCTATTAAACGGCACCGAACGATTGACCACTGACGAATCGGGGCGGCCCCTTGTCGTCTACTACAAGTATGCTGCCGATGGCTCGCACCAGCTATTTGCTAGTCGATTCCGTGCCGGCGAATGGAAGCAGAAGCGACTGACGAACTGGCGTGGGGCCGCAGATTTCTCGGGTATTGGCACCATCCAGGTGCCCATTTCTCTGGGCACAATCGATCGCCTCGAGTCCGGCGATCTTCGGGTGGATTTCCGGTGCTCGGGGGCAGAACCGAGGGCTCGATCGCTTGTACTTGATGGTCGAACGCTTCGAACTATGGCTGAGACGGCAATCCCTTCAAATGGCTTGCCAGCCGAGGTCACACGCATCCTAGAGACCAAGCCTAAAACTGCGTACGGCGTCCTGAACACGGAAGAACGGAACGACCGGGCGATGACCGCCTTTTTCTGGCAGTCCCAAGGCGTCAATGGTGACCAGCCATTCCGAACGACACCTCGCCCGCTCCCGATCCGTGTGTATGACCTCGAACCGGTCTCGGCATCCGCACCAGTCCGCCACTTGAGGACACATCTAGAGCAGGAAGGATACCGACTGACTTGGAGCAAACCAGCCGATAGCGGCGGACGCCCAGTACAGCACTACCTGATCGAGGTATCCAACGATGGAGGCCTTACATGGCAGGAAACTGCACGACCAGCCAAACCGGGAGCGCTCATCCCCTACGAGTCCGGAACTGATGTTCAGGAACTAACCTTCCGAGTCACCCCTGTTACCCAGTACTCCCCTGGTGCAAGCCTCACGACGATCGCACCACCCATCGGTGAGGCTGTTCAGTCAACCCCCTGGCGGACCATCGTGTTCCTTTGCATTATCACTTTACCACTAATAGCGACCCGCCTTCTCTTGCGAAAAAGACGTCGGACCGAATAA
- a CDS encoding sulfotransferase family 2 domain-containing protein, translating to MDNLNLKPKIREVLRARGIDGYKFELESYLSRVKDDFSGQVDYLAFLLKNEEYASFRNYFETLGKLSRRPRVARLMAKYLMFVEGDYEQARGILAGLSQRDPMQPAWVHYFGGVRKPYYTRLHDGLLYTAIPKNASTSLKTFILRSVQKVDDSRPHEGFGNPFFSFQSYSAEELESSLKVLILRRPEDRLVSYHGKNIIGEDSLAYEYGLDSSEVPDLFGLKLQPTLEEFLDNFARYCLVFNDVFHHSLPQAAYIGDLSTYDYIYDVSEVNELVVQVGLSLGMAGQVAAEAPREMVGTRKKKELDPDITRRLKDLYSDDYAALSFASANPKLSNGVRAYAGESCTVRFLK from the coding sequence GTGGACAATTTGAATTTAAAGCCAAAGATCCGTGAAGTTCTCCGCGCGAGAGGTATTGATGGATACAAATTCGAGCTTGAGTCGTACCTAAGTCGGGTAAAGGATGATTTCTCGGGTCAAGTAGATTACCTGGCTTTTCTTCTCAAAAATGAGGAGTATGCGTCCTTCAGGAACTATTTTGAAACGCTGGGTAAGCTTTCGAGGCGTCCGCGCGTTGCGCGCCTAATGGCCAAATACTTAATGTTTGTTGAAGGCGACTATGAGCAAGCGCGCGGAATCTTGGCAGGCCTGTCTCAGCGCGATCCTATGCAGCCAGCGTGGGTACATTACTTCGGTGGGGTGCGTAAACCCTACTATACGCGACTCCATGATGGTTTATTGTACACGGCAATACCAAAGAATGCGTCTACTTCCCTAAAGACATTCATTCTTAGGAGCGTCCAAAAGGTCGATGATTCTCGACCTCATGAAGGCTTTGGGAATCCCTTCTTTTCATTCCAGTCCTATTCAGCAGAAGAGCTGGAGTCATCTCTCAAGGTCTTGATCCTACGTCGTCCAGAAGATCGCCTAGTTTCTTACCATGGAAAAAACATTATTGGCGAGGATAGTCTTGCGTACGAGTATGGTCTCGATTCCAGCGAAGTTCCTGATCTATTCGGCTTGAAACTTCAGCCGACTTTGGAGGAATTCTTAGATAATTTTGCGCGTTACTGTCTGGTCTTCAACGATGTGTTCCACCATTCATTGCCGCAGGCAGCATACATTGGGGACCTGAGTACGTACGACTATATTTACGATGTTTCCGAGGTAAATGAACTTGTTGTTCAGGTTGGACTGTCGTTGGGTATGGCTGGTCAGGTCGCTGCAGAAGCGCCCCGTGAGATGGTCGGAACCCGCAAGAAGAAGGAACTGGATCCGGACATCACGAGGCGCTTGAAGGATTTATATTCTGATGACTACGCAGCTCTATCGTTTGCTAGCGCTAATCCGAAGTTATCGAATGGTGTTCGAGCCTACGCTGGCGAGTCATGCACCGTTAGATTTTTGAAGTAA
- a CDS encoding sulfotransferase, which produces MPKFVIGIGSQRAGSTLLHRILDECTPVMMHPVKELHYFDTLHGIRAPKVLTDFSQRQLDREFARLASAEGPEKIGRRVGCYLNTNWMLYSRPVHEINYHSLFKPFLGREFVGETTPEYMLLSDEQIAEMRSVVGAEARIILVTRHPLERFLSAYKLLKVYGGGEVDKERFSDDLAETLETMPSWIEQQIALNDYVGAEKRFRKHFDNVLVLSYEEMTSNLRHVVAGVAEFIGVEVDLDKAESFSSQRVNSIGETGSVAPDVLEKVRARLGLSSKS; this is translated from the coding sequence ATGCCTAAGTTCGTCATTGGCATCGGATCTCAAAGAGCGGGATCCACTTTGCTGCATCGAATCCTCGATGAGTGTACTCCTGTCATGATGCATCCTGTCAAAGAACTGCATTACTTTGATACCCTGCACGGGATCAGAGCACCCAAGGTATTGACTGATTTCTCTCAGCGGCAGCTCGATCGCGAATTCGCGAGACTGGCCAGCGCCGAGGGTCCCGAGAAGATTGGCCGACGGGTTGGATGCTATTTGAACACCAACTGGATGCTGTACTCTAGGCCGGTCCATGAGATTAATTACCACTCTTTATTTAAGCCGTTTCTGGGCAGAGAATTTGTCGGTGAGACAACTCCGGAATATATGCTCCTTTCTGATGAGCAAATCGCAGAAATGAGGTCGGTGGTTGGCGCGGAAGCGAGGATTATTCTCGTAACTCGTCATCCATTGGAACGCTTCCTCTCAGCATACAAGCTTCTCAAGGTTTATGGTGGTGGGGAAGTTGATAAAGAGCGATTCTCAGACGACCTAGCAGAGACTTTAGAAACGATGCCATCGTGGATAGAGCAACAGATCGCGCTCAACGATTATGTTGGCGCCGAGAAGCGTTTCCGCAAGCATTTCGATAATGTTCTCGTTCTTTCCTATGAAGAAATGACGTCGAATCTTCGCCACGTCGTGGCGGGCGTTGCTGAATTCATTGGTGTCGAAGTTGACCTCGATAAGGCCGAATCATTCTCCAGTCAGCGAGTGAACTCAATTGGTGAGACGGGATCGGTTGCGCCTGACGTTCTAGAAAAAGTCAGAGCTCGACTTGGTCTAAGCAGCAAATCCTGA
- a CDS encoding glycosyltransferase family 4 protein, translating to MSKPKLAIVNVFFPPQSIGGATRVVADNVRVLEDRYGHEFDLVFYTSDEGDTPAHELEIYTYNGRRVYRAGIVRRINMDWHPFDPESGRLFEKFLEHEQPDLIHFHCIQRLTSSIVEVTAAYGIPYFITVHDAWWISDHQFLVDQYGTVHPYGHADPYSPLPLPNGVTAEESETRRQALAELMLGADELLTVSESFAELYRINGFPDIKVAMNGIQTEGWRERTESFDGRVRLGHIGGMAPHKGFTLLKAILQQERFDNLSLTVTDLSKPHGYEQHTTWGNTPVTVVGKYPQQFVPDLYARLDVLLAPSTWPESFGLVTREAAAAGCWVVASDIGGIGEQVVEDRTGYLVHPNDRTSLVSALRKIDADPERFCSRPEPTLIRSVEEQVDELVLLYRNSLSKARIDADVRGMNAEVPQQLRGESDETSKPASVKRKFSVVNKKRVKETNA from the coding sequence ATGAGCAAGCCCAAGCTCGCCATCGTTAATGTTTTCTTTCCGCCGCAATCTATTGGCGGCGCGACACGCGTCGTTGCTGACAATGTGCGGGTCTTGGAAGATAGATACGGTCATGAGTTTGACTTGGTGTTTTACACCTCGGACGAGGGGGATACCCCCGCCCACGAACTCGAAATTTATACTTACAATGGACGTCGGGTGTACCGGGCGGGCATCGTCCGGCGTATCAACATGGACTGGCATCCGTTTGATCCAGAATCGGGACGTCTGTTTGAGAAGTTTCTCGAGCACGAGCAGCCCGATCTCATTCATTTCCATTGCATCCAGCGCTTGACCTCTTCCATCGTGGAGGTCACTGCAGCCTACGGGATTCCATACTTCATCACGGTCCACGATGCCTGGTGGATCTCGGATCATCAGTTCCTCGTGGACCAATACGGGACGGTTCATCCATACGGGCACGCTGACCCTTATTCGCCGCTGCCACTTCCCAACGGCGTGACAGCCGAGGAGTCTGAGACTCGCCGTCAAGCGTTGGCTGAACTCATGCTCGGTGCAGATGAGCTGTTGACGGTTTCTGAGTCATTTGCTGAGTTGTATCGGATTAATGGATTTCCAGACATCAAAGTTGCTATGAACGGCATCCAGACTGAAGGGTGGCGAGAACGGACGGAGTCTTTCGATGGCCGGGTACGTCTCGGCCATATCGGCGGGATGGCTCCGCACAAGGGATTCACCTTGCTGAAGGCAATCCTGCAGCAGGAGCGGTTCGACAATCTGTCACTGACGGTGACTGACCTCTCAAAGCCACACGGCTACGAACAGCACACGACGTGGGGAAATACGCCCGTGACCGTGGTGGGAAAGTATCCTCAGCAGTTCGTGCCAGACCTCTATGCACGGCTTGATGTGCTCCTAGCACCGTCCACATGGCCGGAGAGTTTTGGCCTCGTTACTCGAGAGGCAGCCGCCGCTGGATGCTGGGTCGTGGCCTCTGACATCGGTGGAATCGGCGAGCAGGTCGTTGAGGACCGCACCGGCTACCTGGTCCACCCAAACGACCGGACCAGTTTGGTCTCAGCCCTTCGAAAAATCGATGCAGATCCGGAACGCTTCTGTTCGCGACCAGAGCCGACCCTGATCCGTAGCGTCGAAGAGCAAGTCGATGAGCTCGTGCTACTGTACCGAAACAGTCTCTCGAAAGCCCGAATAGACGCTGATGTGCGCGGAATGAATGCAGAAGTGCCTCAGCAATTGCGAGGCGAGTCCGATGAGACTTCAAAGCCGGCATCGGTCAAAAGAAAATTCTCTGTCGTGAATAAAAAGCGTGTAAAGGAAACGAATGCCTAA
- a CDS encoding glycosyltransferase family protein gives MLDHAFYRNTYPDVSELRDSQLEQHWQEHGQAEGRASNRNELLRSLGVLGSSLPDDFDWHEYIAINPGLAGHTWTGVSAAEHFVTKGRHEGRHYLLTQLLKSKGLEWGNLPEDFSWEGYLQLNPDVRDAGFRTRELAIAHYLEYGVGRSHRMYRIDADFYANYYLRKVPSDDGRFEASHWRKNGQELGWFPTVADWLASFNLDARALQPLPNFDLVREFNSLPEFGYHEFEALIRGFDSSVTQLYREVAANAQFWRALADWAALQGDEELSEQYASRSLEFEDSPVAHQQLGDAAVRQNRSRAAIQNYDRAISAGSLSVWPLAHNVRLKTELKDLEGAFDDALRLMEEHPGSPVAANTVSRLGYELWAECERGLEQLVVRGRRRDVIAAIEGVVEQQAFLRTQWVSQGVWALPPVKIRRDKVLIVADMGLPQTLRYRVHQKREQLESQGYSVRCVDWREATEAHKHLPWYDVVIVYRAPAWPDVVKLITDARAAGKVTFYEIDDMIFDVEFPPPLAEYAGLVDLREYSSLVTGMAAYRAAAQLCDYAISSTQPLVDRLSELVATGQTYLHRNGLDSHNPESVSQPVKNAAAPVNIFYGSGTKAHNSDFIDLVVPALSRLLSENPKVNFVAVGHLQLPEQFLTQHANQVRRLPLTKSISDYMELLKAADINVAVLKSDALTDGKSELKWFEAANFGIPSVVSNTANYLDVINDGNDGLIARTPDEWYEALRSLVEDPERRHQMGENARQRVLRDYSIESLGENIAQIIDAACDDFEQRRAPAEPEVLSTGVGDEE, from the coding sequence GTGCTGGATCACGCCTTTTATCGGAATACCTATCCCGATGTTTCGGAACTAAGGGATTCTCAGCTTGAGCAGCACTGGCAGGAACACGGCCAGGCTGAAGGACGTGCATCAAATAGGAATGAACTCCTCCGATCACTGGGAGTGTTAGGGAGCAGCCTTCCCGACGACTTCGACTGGCACGAGTACATTGCGATTAATCCCGGCCTCGCAGGACATACGTGGACCGGAGTCAGCGCTGCAGAACACTTTGTGACTAAGGGGCGCCATGAAGGCAGGCATTATCTGCTGACACAACTCCTAAAATCCAAGGGACTTGAGTGGGGGAATCTTCCTGAAGATTTCTCTTGGGAGGGCTACCTTCAGCTCAATCCCGACGTACGCGATGCGGGATTCCGGACGCGCGAGCTAGCGATTGCACATTATCTGGAATACGGAGTCGGCCGCAGTCACCGTATGTATCGCATCGATGCTGACTTTTATGCCAACTACTATCTCCGCAAAGTCCCATCTGACGATGGCAGATTTGAGGCGAGTCACTGGAGGAAGAACGGCCAAGAACTCGGCTGGTTTCCCACGGTGGCGGACTGGCTGGCGTCCTTCAATCTCGATGCACGCGCCTTACAGCCGCTACCCAACTTTGATCTCGTACGGGAGTTTAACTCCCTTCCAGAATTTGGTTATCACGAGTTTGAAGCCCTGATTCGGGGTTTCGATTCTTCAGTCACTCAGCTTTATCGTGAGGTTGCAGCAAATGCTCAGTTCTGGCGCGCACTCGCGGACTGGGCAGCACTGCAGGGCGATGAGGAGTTATCGGAGCAGTACGCAAGTCGGTCACTGGAGTTTGAGGATTCTCCGGTAGCCCACCAGCAATTGGGCGACGCTGCGGTGAGGCAGAACAGATCACGTGCTGCCATTCAGAACTATGACCGCGCCATAAGCGCTGGCAGCTTGTCAGTGTGGCCGCTGGCTCACAATGTGCGGCTGAAGACTGAGCTGAAAGATCTTGAGGGCGCCTTCGATGACGCGCTTCGCCTCATGGAGGAGCATCCGGGCTCGCCGGTTGCCGCGAACACAGTGTCTCGGCTGGGCTATGAACTGTGGGCTGAGTGTGAGCGTGGTCTGGAACAGCTCGTTGTTCGTGGGCGACGACGCGATGTCATTGCAGCGATTGAAGGAGTTGTCGAGCAACAGGCGTTTCTGCGGACGCAGTGGGTGAGTCAGGGTGTCTGGGCGTTGCCGCCGGTGAAGATTCGCCGCGACAAGGTTCTCATTGTCGCCGACATGGGCCTTCCACAGACGCTTCGTTACCGGGTTCACCAAAAGCGAGAGCAGCTTGAAAGCCAGGGCTATTCCGTTCGCTGTGTAGATTGGCGCGAAGCCACTGAAGCACACAAGCATCTGCCTTGGTACGACGTCGTGATCGTCTACCGTGCACCGGCGTGGCCCGACGTGGTGAAGCTCATCACAGATGCGCGGGCTGCCGGCAAGGTCACGTTCTACGAGATCGATGACATGATCTTCGACGTCGAGTTTCCTCCGCCCCTGGCTGAGTACGCCGGCCTCGTGGATCTACGCGAATATAGTTCACTAGTAACAGGTATGGCTGCCTACCGTGCCGCAGCTCAGCTCTGTGACTACGCCATTTCTTCGACCCAACCGTTGGTAGACAGACTCAGCGAGCTGGTGGCTACTGGCCAGACGTACTTGCATCGAAATGGGCTGGACTCGCACAATCCCGAATCAGTCAGCCAGCCGGTCAAGAACGCGGCAGCGCCGGTGAACATTTTCTATGGATCCGGGACGAAGGCCCATAATTCCGACTTCATCGATCTCGTTGTTCCTGCATTAAGCCGGCTCTTGAGCGAGAATCCCAAAGTCAATTTCGTTGCGGTGGGTCACTTACAGTTGCCCGAGCAATTTCTAACGCAGCATGCCAACCAAGTCCGGCGATTGCCTTTGACGAAGTCGATCAGTGACTACATGGAGCTCTTGAAAGCCGCAGACATTAATGTCGCCGTCTTGAAGTCTGATGCTCTCACTGATGGCAAGAGCGAACTGAAGTGGTTCGAAGCCGCCAACTTCGGCATTCCGTCCGTTGTCAGTAACACAGCCAACTACCTTGACGTAATCAACGACGGGAATGACGGATTGATCGCACGTACACCAGATGAGTGGTACGAGGCATTGCGCTCCCTTGTTGAGGACCCTGAACGCCGTCATCAGATGGGAGAAAACGCTCGCCAGCGGGTCCTGAGGGATTACAGCATCGAATCGCTCGGTGAGAATATTGCTCAGATCATCGACGCCGCATGTGACGATTTTGAACAGCGACGAGCACCCGCTGAACCCGAAGTCCTTAGTACAGGAGTAGGTGACGAGGAATGA